AAGCGCAAGGATGGCATCGCGCTGGGGGAGTGAGCCTTGCCACCTATGGCACACAGGAAGACGGACAGGCTCGGATATCAAGGAATGACGGCGTAATCGCACACAAGCACAATCGCAAGCCGGCGAAGGCTGCCTAAGCAGCAGCCTTTTGCACTGCCTTTCTTTCTTCCCTTCCCTCTTCCCTGCTCTCTTGCTTGCGCGCTTCCTTTCGCCCCTCCTTGCGCCGCCCATACCAGCCACCAATCACCAGCAACAGCGCCACGGCCACGATATCGCCGCCCAGCGCGATCGGCCGCGACGGCCGGCCGCCGGCAATGCCATAGGTAAAGCCCTCGATCACCACCGACACCACCGCGCCAAAGACAAAGCAGAACAAGCTGTGGCGGCCGATCTGCACCACCGGCCCCATCACCGACGCCAGCCGCGCCACCCAGCCCGCGCGGACAGCCAGGTAGCACAGCCAGGCCAGCCCGAGGAAGCTCACGATGCGCAGCGCCGCCAGGCTCTTCTTGGGCAGCGGAAAGACCATGGCCGGCAGCCAGGTCGGCAGCCATGGCTCGTACACATGCGGACGCATCCACAGGTAAGCCAGCAGCACGCCGGCCAGCGTCACCGCCACGGCGAGCACCGTCACCACCCAGCGCACCAGCGCCTGGCGCGGCAGGATCACATCGGGGCGCAGGCGCGCCATCAGGCCCAGCCCAAACAGCAGTTGCCACGCGAAGGGGTTGAAGCTCCAGCCGTTGCCATCGCTGCTAGGCAGCAGTGGCGTGAGCATCGGCGCCATCAGCCACAGCAGCCCGCTGGCGCCGACAAACGTCAGTGGCATCGCGCGCGCCATGCGGATCGCCAGCGGCGCAAACAGGATGAAGACCGCGTACATCGGCAGCACATCCGACACAAAGGGCTGCCGCGCCACGCTGAAGACCTCGATCAGCGTGCTGATCGGATGCGCCATGAAGATCGGCGCCTCGGTGGACCGGATCGCGGGCGCCGGCACCTTGGCCAGCGCCAGCAACAGGCCGAACACCAGCATCAGCACGCCGGTCAGCACGAACGCCTTGTAGATCTCCCAGCTACGGCGGATCAGGCGGTTCTGCGCGGCAGAGGCGCCGTGGCGCGCCTCCATGGCGACGTAGGCCGCCCCTGCCGAATAACCGGCCAGGAAGACAAAGATCTCCGCCGCATCGAAGAACGCGAAATTGCGGATGGTGTAATCGGCCAGCACGCTGCCGTTCACATGGTCAACCACGATGAAAATCAGCGCGATGCCGCGAATCAGGTCAACTTCAGTTCTGCGCTGGGTTTCGTTCAAGGACAAAAGCAACTCCTGCAATACCTGGCAATCCGGGTGCTCCGACAAAGCGCCTGGATGTCTCCGAGGCCACTTACCAGTGGCCCCCGTTTATTCAATGTGAGCAAATCCGCACCCATGGGCGGTGATCTGGCGCCCGGCAGGCTGCCGGCGCACCTTGGCTTTGTCCCGGATTTCCTGAAAAAGTGCGATGGGGCATGCTCGCGGCCCGAGGACGGCAAAACGCCCGGCGGCGCGACGCCCGGGCGTGATGATACGGCATATTGGGGATTACCCTAGGAAGAGGTCGCCAGTTCTTGCGGCAGCCCTCACCCAATCACCTCCCCCGCCAGCTCCGTCTCCAGCCAGGTCCGCAACCGCTCCACCCCGGGCCGCACCACGCTGGACGTCACGATCTGATAGGTCGGCCCGTCAGCCACATGCTCCGGCAGCACCACCTGCAACTGCCCGCTCTTGAGCATCGGCAACACCATTGGCGTACGCCCTATCGCAATGCCCGCCTGCTGCGCGGCGGCATTCAGCACGTGCGCGTACTGCGAGAAGTACAAGCATGCCTGCTTGGACGAGCGCATGAGCCCGAGGCGCTGATACCACTGCGTCCATGACATCCAGTCAAAGCGGGCGCCGGGGTCATGGAACACCAGCAGCGGCGTATCGAGTATCTGCCTGGCGTCGGCAATGCGCGCGGCCACGGCAGGTGCGGCGACCAGCATCAGGCGCTCCTGCAGCAGCGGGCGCGGGCCATCAGGGTCGGGGTCGGGGGGCTGTGTGTTGAGCCGGATGGCAAGGTCGATGCCGTCGCGCTCCAGGTTGACCATGGGCTCGGATGCGTCGATGCGCACGTCGATGCCGGGCTCGGCGGCCTGGAAGCGGGCGAGCTTGGGCACCAGCCAGAGCGACGCGAAGGACGGCGTGGTGGTGACGGCGATGGAGATGCGGTCAACGGCGAGCAGGCGGTCGATGGCCGCGCCGAGCTGGCCGATGGACAGGCGCGCCGCCTCGTAGAGCTGGCGGCCTTCCGGGGTCAGGCTCAGGCCTTTGCCGCCGCGCAGGAAGAGCGCGGTGCCAAGCACGTCTTCCAGGCTCTTGATCTGTTTGCTGACGGCGGACTGGGTGATGAAGAGTTCTTCGGCGGCGGCGGTGAAGCTGAGATGGCG
The Cupriavidus basilensis DNA segment above includes these coding regions:
- a CDS encoding OpgC domain-containing protein encodes the protein MSLNETQRRTEVDLIRGIALIFIVVDHVNGSVLADYTIRNFAFFDAAEIFVFLAGYSAGAAYVAMEARHGASAAQNRLIRRSWEIYKAFVLTGVLMLVFGLLLALAKVPAPAIRSTEAPIFMAHPISTLIEVFSVARQPFVSDVLPMYAVFILFAPLAIRMARAMPLTFVGASGLLWLMAPMLTPLLPSSDGNGWSFNPFAWQLLFGLGLMARLRPDVILPRQALVRWVVTVLAVAVTLAGVLLAYLWMRPHVYEPWLPTWLPAMVFPLPKKSLAALRIVSFLGLAWLCYLAVRAGWVARLASVMGPVVQIGRHSLFCFVFGAVVSVVIEGFTYGIAGGRPSRPIALGGDIVAVALLLVIGGWYGRRKEGRKEARKQESREEGREERKAVQKAAA
- a CDS encoding LysR substrate-binding domain-containing protein, yielding MSILSRASANALRAMSLEALRGFESAARHLSFTAAAEELFITQSAVSKQIKSLEDVLGTALFLRGGKGLSLTPEGRQLYEAARLSIGQLGAAIDRLLAVDRISIAVTTTPSFASLWLVPKLARFQAAEPGIDVRIDASEPMVNLERDGIDLAIRLNTQPPDPDPDGPRPLLQERLMLVAAPAVAARIADARQILDTPLLVFHDPGARFDWMSWTQWYQRLGLMRSSKQACLYFSQYAHVLNAAAQQAGIAIGRTPMVLPMLKSGQLQVVLPEHVADGPTYQIVTSSVVRPGVERLRTWLETELAGEVIG